In Desulfoferula mesophila, the genomic window GTGAAATGAACGGGGCCGATCCGGCCAAGGCCACCTGGAGTCTGGGCCACACCAGGGTCATCAGCGACGAAATTCATGCCATCCCCCTGACCATTGAAATGGGATAGTGAGCGGCCCACCTCAAAATTGACCGAGCCCAATAAAAAGGGACGCCCGCATTTGGGCGTCCCTTTTGCTTGGCTAGTCGCCGCTCGCTACAGAGGCTCCACCTTGACGGCGCAGGCCTTGTACTCGGCGGTCTGGGAGACGGGGTCGTACACCGGGTTGGTCAGCCAGTTGGCGCAGCCCTCGCGGAAGTGGAAGGCCATCCACACCATGCCCGGCGGCACCTGGGGAGTCACCTTGGCTCTCACCTCCACCCTCCCGCGCCGCGAGGAAACCGCCACCTTTTGGCCCTGGGCGATGCCCAGGCGCTCGGCGTCGTCCAGCGAGATGTCGGCCGTCTCCTCGCCCAGCAGGTCGTTGAGCCCGCCGGAGCGCCCGGTCTGGGTGCGGGTGTGATAGTGGTACAAACGCCGCCCGGTGCTGAGCACCAGGGGGAACTCCGCGTCCGGCTGCTCGGCCGGGGGAGTCCACTCCACGGGCTTCAGATTGCCCAGGCCGCAAGTAAAACAGCCGTCCTTGTGCAGGAAGGGCGTGCCCAGGTGGTTGAGGTCCGGCACCGGCCACTGCAGGCCATCGTTTTCGATGCGGCTGAACTTGATGCCCGCCATCTGGGGAGTCAGCACGGAAACTTCGTTGTCCCAGATCTCCTGGCCGCTGTCGGAGGCCCACTCCTGGCCCATGCGCTTGGCGATTTGTTTGAAGATCCACCAATTGGGCTTGGCTTGGCCGGGCGGGTCCACCGCCTTGCGCACCCGGCTGACCCGGCGCTCGCTGTTGGTGAAGGTGCCGTCGTCCTCGCTCCAGGCCGCCGCGGGGAAGATCACGTCCGCGAAGCGGGTGGTCTCGGTGGGGAAGATGTCGTTGCACACCACGAACTCGGCCGATTCCAGGCAGTGCTCCACGTGAGCAATATCCGGCTCGGTGTTGGCCACGTTCTCGCCGAAGATGTACATGCCCTTGACCGTGCCGTCGATGAGGCCGTCGAACATGGCGGGCATCATCAGGCCCACCTTGTCGTCGACCTCCACTCCCCAGGCCTGGGCGAACTTGGCCTGGGCCGCCTCGTCGTTCACCTTCTGGTAGCCGGGGTAGACGTTGGGCAGGGCCCCCATGTCGCAGGCCCCCTGCACGTTGTTCTGGCCCCTGAGCGGGTTGACCCCGCCGCACTCGAAGCCCACGTTGCCCAGCAGCATCTGTAGGTTGGCGCAGGAGAGCACGTTGTTCACACCGCAGGTGTGCTCGGTGATGCCCAGGGTGTACATGAGCATGGCCGGCTTGTTGGCGGCCAAGAGCCGGGCCACCTCCACGATCTGCTCGGCCGGCACCCCGCTGATCTCGGCCGCCCGCTCGGGCGGGTAGTTCATCACCGTGGCCTTGAGCTCCTCGAAGCCCACGGTGCACGACTGCACGTATTCCTTGTCATAAAGGTCTTCGGTGATCAAGACGTGCATCAGGCCGTTCAACAGCGCGATGTCGCTGCCCACCTTGAGCCGCATGTGGGTAAGGGCGAAGTCGGCCAAGCCGGTGCGCCGGGGGTCCACCAAGACCAGCTTGGCCCCGTTATTCACCGCGTTTTTCACGAACGTGGCGGCCACGGGATGGGCCTCGGTCATGTTGGAGCCGATGATGAAGAACATCTTGGCCTTGTCGAAATCGGCAAAGCTGTTGGTCATGGCCCCGGAGCCGAAGGAAGTCGCCAGACCGGCGACAGTGGGAGCGTGTCAGGTTCGTGCGCAGTGATCGATGTTATTCGTACCGATCACCGCGCGGAAGAGCTTCTGCATGTTGAAGGAGTCTTCGTTGATGCTGCGGGCGCAGCTGACGCCCGCCAGGGCGTCGGGGCCGTGCTTCTGCTTGATCTCCGAGAAACGCTCGGCCACCAGGTCCAGGGCCTCGTCCCAGGAGGCCTCTCGGAATTCGCCATCTTCCTTGATCAGAGGGGTGGTCAGCCGCTCGGGACTGTGGATGAAGTCGTAGCCAAAGCGGCCCTTGACGCACAAGCGGCCCTGGTTGGGCTGGGCCCTTTCCACGCCGGTGACCTTGATGACTTTGCCGTCCTTGACGTGCAGCCAAAGCTGGCAGCCCACTCCGCAATAGGGGCAGGTGGTGCGCACCTTGCGGGCCTCGTGACCGTTTATCCGGCCATAGGCCTTGCGCTCGAACAGGGCCCCCACGGGGCAGGCCTGCACGCATTCGCCGCAATGGGTGCAGTGGTCATAGTCCGCCAGGGGCAGCCACCCACCCGCCTTGCCGGGCGCTAGGTGCTCTATCTCGGGCAAGGCTCGGTTAACCTGGACCTGGTTGCAGGCCTGCACGCAGCGGCCGCATTGGATGCAGCGGCTGAAGTCGCGGATGATCACGGGGTGGCTGTCATCCAGGGGGCGCTCCACCGAGAGATCGGGCATCTCCCGCAAACTGACGCCGTATTCCACCACCAGGTCCTGCAGACGACAATCGCCGTGGGCCGGACATACCTGATCGTGCCAGGGCTTGAGCATGACCTCGAACTGGCGCTCGCTCCATTTGTCCGGCGGCAGGTCCATGACAAAGCAGTTGTGATCTCCCGAGGCCACCAACTTGGCCAAGGTCTCACGCCGCGCGGAGCGGACCCGCTCGCTGTCGGTCTTTATGTCCATTTCCGCCTGGGCCGGGGTGGAACAGGCGAGCGTCAGTTGTTCGCTACCTGCCACCTCCACCACGCAGATGCCGCAGGCTCCGGTGGGGCTGCACCCCTTCAGATAACACAGGGTGGGAATGCGTACGCCTTGGGCTTGCGCCGCTTCCAGGATGGTTTGCCCTGGAGTGAACTCCACGGTCTTGCCGTTGAGTATTAAGGTGGAATCGACCATTTATGGCTCCCCGACTATTGCTTACCTAGGGATCGGTCCAAAGTACTCGGGGCAGCGAGTACAAATGCGACCGTATATGTCAGAAATGACATTATGTCATAAATGGCATACTATCTCTGGGCAGAAGTGTCAATCCATGTTTTCATCTGGAAAAGCAAAATATTAGCCGCAAGCGACAGGGGAGCCCACCCGGCTAAGGAACCAGGCGATTTCTATCGGATAGTCATACCCCAGGCGCTGAGAGGTGACGGCAGGCAAGGCGGATCACCACAAAAATAAGCTACACCTAAAAAACTATTGACAGCCTAATATGGAGGTGTTAACTAATTACGCCATAGTCACGGCTGTTCAGGGGACAAACTGACCATCGCCCAAAAGGGCAATTTTTTTGGCCGATAAGTTAGGATAACCTAATTAATTAGAGGTGGCCTAAAGTGAAAGACGCGGCATCACCGTTCAAAGGCAGCATGAGTTCACCCTGCAACGCCATTCATCGTCAAAAACCATGCGGAAAAAAGGTCTGCGCATCCTGCCCGTTACAGGGCCGCAAGGTGATGATTATCGGCGGGCTGGATCGTCTGGAACCCAGTTATCGCGAAACGGTGAGCCGTTTAGGCGGCAAATGCGAGTTTCACACCGGCAAGCTGCGTAGCGGTCACCGCCGCCTCAGACAAAGGGTCGCCAAGGCCGACTTGGTGGTTTTCATCACCTCAATCAACTCCCATGCCGCCCTCAACGCCGTCAAAACGGAATGTAAACGTTGCGGCAAACCGTTCTGCGCCCTGCGCCAGACCGGCTGCTGTTCTCTGGAAAAGACCCTTAGAAGCCTGCCCGAAGAGCCCTTCATCAACTTGCAAACCAAATGAATAACCACAACCGAGCCAAGCGGGAGAGACGAGCAGTGGAAAATTTTGAAACCCTACGCATGCTGCCCAAAGGTGGGCGCGCGGTGGTCAAGAGGATATCCGTGGGCGGCGAGATGGGCCGGCGCATCCGGGACATGGGCATTGTGCCGGGAACCGAGTTCATGGTCATGGGCCGGGCGCCGCTCAAGGACCCGGTGGAGATCAAGCTAAAGGGCTACAACCTGACCCTGCGCAACAACGAAGCGGACCACATTTTGGTCCAGGCGGTGGAAGGCTAGGCATGGCTTCGGAAAAGATAACCGTCGCCCTGGCCGGCAACCCCAACGCGGGCAAGACCTCCCTGTTCAACGCGCTCACCGGTGCCCGGCAACACGTGGGCAACTATCCCGGAGTGACGGTGGAGAAAAAATGGGGTCACGTTTCCCTGGGGGGCCAAGAGGTGGAAATAGTCGACCTGCCCGGCGTCTACAGCCTCACCGCCTACTCCCTGGAGGAGCTGGTGGCCAGGGATTACCTGGTCCAGGAAAAGCCCGACGTGGTGGTGGACGTGGTGGACGCGGCCAACCTGGAGCGCAACCTCTACCTGGCGGTGCAGTTGCTGGAGTTGGGCGTGCCGCTGGTGATTGCCTTGAACATGGTGGATGTGGCTGATGGCCGGGGCCTGAAAATCGACCCCGACAAGCTTGGCCGCCTTTTGGGCGTGCCGGTGGTGCCCACCGTGGCCCGCCGGGGCAAGGGTGTAGAGCGCCTCTTGGACGAGGCGGTGGAAAAAGCCCGCCGCCAAAAAACCTGGCGTCCCCTGGAGCTTTCCTATGGGTCGGACGTGGACCAGGCCCTGGGGGAGCTTACCGCCAAGTTGGGCGGCGTCGGCCCGGCCTTGTCCCCCCTAAGCCCCCGCTGGGTCTCGATCAAGCTTCTGGAAAACGACGCTGAGGTCCAGAAACAAATCTCCCGGGAACTCCAGCTGGACGGGCAGCTGGACCCTATGCGCCATAAGCTTGCCGAGCATCTGCGGCTCACCATGGACGACGACCCGGAAGGGGTGATCGCCGACTACCGCTACGGCTTCATCGGCGGCATCTACCGCCAGGCGGTGCAGGAGACCAGGGCCCATCGCCTGGAGCTTAGCGACCGAATCGACAAGGTGCTCACCAACCGGCTGGTGGGGCCCCTGATCCTGCTGGCCATACTTTACGGCATCTACCAGTTCGTCTTCTGGGCCAGCGAGGCGCCCGTGGGCTGGTTGGAAGGCCTGTTCGGCTGGCTGGGCGGTATGGCCGAGGCGTCTCTACCCGATGGCTTCGTCAAATCCTTGATCATCAGCGGGATCATCGATGGCGTGGGCGGCGTGCTGGGTTTCGTGCCCCTGATCATGTTCATGTTCTTCGTCATCGCCGTTTTGGAGGACACCGGCTACCTGGCTCGGGTGGCCTATCTGCTGGACCGGGTGCTGCGGCTCTTCGGCCTGCACGGCAACAGCGTCATGGCCATGATCGTCAGCGGCGGCATCAGCGGCGGGTGCGCGGTGCCCGGGGTGATGGCCGCCCGCACCCTTAAGGATCCCAAGGCCCGTTTGGCCACCATTCTCACCGTGCCCATGATGAACTGCGGCGCCAAGCTGCCGGTGTACGCCCTGCTGATCGGGGCCTTTTTCGCCGCCCAGCAGGCCCAGATGCTCTTCGCCCTCACGCTGGTTTCATGGGGCCTGGCTCTCGTCGCCGCCCGCGTTCTGCGCTGGACGGTGCTCAAGGGCGACACCGCGCCCTTTGTCATGGAACTGCCGCCTTACCGCCTGCCCACCCTGCGCGGCCTGCTCATTCACACCTGGGAGCGCACCTGGCAGTACATCAAAAAGGCGGGCACCGTGATCCTGGGCATCAGCATCCTGATGTGGGCCCTGATGAGCTTCCCCGCGCTGCCCGAGGAGCGGGCCGCGGCCTGGGAGGCCAAGGCCGAGGCGGCCGTGACCGAAGAAGCCCGCCAGGAGATCGAGTACCAGCAGGGGCAGGATGAATTGGCCTATTCCGTGGCCGGCCGCCTGGGGCGAGCCCTGAACTATGTCACCGCCCCCCTGGGTTTCGACTGGCGCACCAACGTGGCCCTGGTGGGAGGCTTCGCGGCCAAGGAGGTGGTGGTCTCCACCCTGGGCACCGCCTACAGCCTGGGCGAGTTGGACCCCGAAGACACCGGCGGTCTAAGTGAGCGGCTGGCCAAGGAACCGGGATGGAATCCCCTCAAGGCCTTTGCCCTCATGCTCTTCGTCATGATCTACGCGCCCTGCTTTGTCACCGTGGCGGTAATCCGCAACGAAACCGGCGGTTGGAAGTGGGCCCTGTTCGCCATGGCCTACAGCACCGGCGCGGCTTATGTGATCGCTCTGCTGGTCTACCAGGGCGGCAAGCTCTTGGGATTGGGGTAGCGCTATGTTCGATTTGCTGCTGGTGATCCTGGCCGTGTCGGGAGCCGCATTTTTCCTGGTGCGTCGCTGGCGGCGCACGGTGCGTAACCAAGGGGCGGGGTGCGGTTGCGGGGCGTTCTGCAGTGGCGCACGGCACGCTTCCCAGGATTTTCCACTTTATGGTTGCCCTGGTTGCGGCTCCCAGAAAAAGGATTGCTAGCCATGCTCTCGGCTCTAGGGCCTTAGGGAGGCCAACTGCGAAGCGCCCGGCTGCCTCTCGCCACGGGCAATCTGACAACCAGCTTAACAATCGAGGAATTTTTAGCCGAACCCAGCTTTCGGACAGGAGAAGCTTGTGCCTGAAAAACCCAAAACCCAGCCTTTGAAGCCTGTTGAGCGCCCCCAAGAGAACGGTGCGTGCACCTGCGGGGGCAATTGCACCTGCTGCGATTGCCGGCGCGAATCCAAGGATTAAACGAAACAAGCCTGCCCTTTGAGCGAATTGAAAGGAGACCGGGAAAGGTGAAGGGTTTATCAACCAAGATTTTGCTTCTGGCCATGGGCCTGTTATTGGCGGCGCCCTTTGCGGCCCACGCCGCCGACCCGACCCAAGAGGCCATTTTGCAGCAACTCAAAGCCCTGCAGCAGCGGGTTAACGAGCTGGAGGGCAAGCTGGCCGCGGCCCATAAAACCGCCCAGGACGCCCAAAAGGCGGCGGCCGAGGCCTACACCACCTCGGGACGCTCCATGAAGATGTCCCAGGAAGTGGCCAAGGCCAAGGACGAGCAGCCCAGCGGCCTGTTGAGCGAAGCGGGCAAGCGGCTCAAGATCTACGGCGCCGTGGAGCTGGAAGGCTCGTATATGAAAACCAAGCCCAGCCAGGGCCCGAGCTTCAGCGACAGCGATTTTAGCCTG contains:
- the fdhF gene encoding formate dehydrogenase subunit alpha is translated as MVDSTLILNGKTVEFTPGQTILEAAQAQGVRIPTLCYLKGCSPTGACGICVVEVAGSEQLTLACSTPAQAEMDIKTDSERVRSARRETLAKLVASGDHNCFVMDLPPDKWSERQFEVMLKPWHDQVCPAHGDCRLQDLVVEYGVSLREMPDLSVERPLDDSHPVIIRDFSRCIQCGRCVQACNQVQVNRALPEIEHLAPGKAGGWLPLADYDHCTHCGECVQACPVGALFERKAYGRINGHEARKVRTTCPYCGVGCQLWLHVKDGKVIKVTGVERAQPNQGRLCVKGRFGYDFIHSPERLTTPLIKEDGEFREASWDEALDLVAERFSEIKQKHGPDALAGVSCARSINEDSFNMQKLFRAVIGTNNIDHCARTUHAPTVAGLATSFGSGAMTNSFADFDKAKMFFIIGSNMTEAHPVAATFVKNAVNNGAKLVLVDPRRTGLADFALTHMRLKVGSDIALLNGLMHVLITEDLYDKEYVQSCTVGFEELKATVMNYPPERAAEISGVPAEQIVEVARLLAANKPAMLMYTLGITEHTCGVNNVLSCANLQMLLGNVGFECGGVNPLRGQNNVQGACDMGALPNVYPGYQKVNDEAAQAKFAQAWGVEVDDKVGLMMPAMFDGLIDGTVKGMYIFGENVANTEPDIAHVEHCLESAEFVVCNDIFPTETTRFADVIFPAAAWSEDDGTFTNSERRVSRVRKAVDPPGQAKPNWWIFKQIAKRMGQEWASDSGQEIWDNEVSVLTPQMAGIKFSRIENDGLQWPVPDLNHLGTPFLHKDGCFTCGLGNLKPVEWTPPAEQPDAEFPLVLSTGRRLYHYHTRTQTGRSGGLNDLLGEETADISLDDAERLGIAQGQKVAVSSRRGRVEVRAKVTPQVPPGMVWMAFHFREGCANWLTNPVYDPVSQTAEYKACAVKVEPL
- a CDS encoding DUF2325 domain-containing protein codes for the protein MKDAASPFKGSMSSPCNAIHRQKPCGKKVCASCPLQGRKVMIIGGLDRLEPSYRETVSRLGGKCEFHTGKLRSGHRRLRQRVAKADLVVFITSINSHAALNAVKTECKRCGKPFCALRQTGCCSLEKTLRSLPEEPFINLQTK
- a CDS encoding FeoA family protein, which produces MENFETLRMLPKGGRAVVKRISVGGEMGRRIRDMGIVPGTEFMVMGRAPLKDPVEIKLKGYNLTLRNNEADHILVQAVEG
- the feoB gene encoding ferrous iron transport protein B, yielding MASEKITVALAGNPNAGKTSLFNALTGARQHVGNYPGVTVEKKWGHVSLGGQEVEIVDLPGVYSLTAYSLEELVARDYLVQEKPDVVVDVVDAANLERNLYLAVQLLELGVPLVIALNMVDVADGRGLKIDPDKLGRLLGVPVVPTVARRGKGVERLLDEAVEKARRQKTWRPLELSYGSDVDQALGELTAKLGGVGPALSPLSPRWVSIKLLENDAEVQKQISRELQLDGQLDPMRHKLAEHLRLTMDDDPEGVIADYRYGFIGGIYRQAVQETRAHRLELSDRIDKVLTNRLVGPLILLAILYGIYQFVFWASEAPVGWLEGLFGWLGGMAEASLPDGFVKSLIISGIIDGVGGVLGFVPLIMFMFFVIAVLEDTGYLARVAYLLDRVLRLFGLHGNSVMAMIVSGGISGGCAVPGVMAARTLKDPKARLATILTVPMMNCGAKLPVYALLIGAFFAAQQAQMLFALTLVSWGLALVAARVLRWTVLKGDTAPFVMELPPYRLPTLRGLLIHTWERTWQYIKKAGTVILGISILMWALMSFPALPEERAAAWEAKAEAAVTEEARQEIEYQQGQDELAYSVAGRLGRALNYVTAPLGFDWRTNVALVGGFAAKEVVVSTLGTAYSLGELDPEDTGGLSERLAKEPGWNPLKAFALMLFVMIYAPCFVTVAVIRNETGGWKWALFAMAYSTGAAYVIALLVYQGGKLLGLG